The Helianthus annuus cultivar XRQ/B chromosome 15, HanXRQr2.0-SUNRISE, whole genome shotgun sequence genomic sequence TGTGCAGCTGCCCTTTGTGTCCATCAACTCGAGGGTCTTGATCAACGGGAAAGGCAGAGCCGTGACGCCTATGAAATATTTGAGAAAGACGGTAACAGACCTATTGTACATGAAGAACTAGCTTATGTAAGTCAACTGTATTATGAACACAATGTAAATTGTTTTTTATTTCTTTAACATTGATTCGGTGACATTAAACTATTAAAGTATGTCATATTGGAATTTGGAAATACTGAGCCTATGATCCCCGTGTTGCAGTTGTAGACTTTGACTTTAAAGGTCAAACAAGCTACTTTTTGCATACAAATTTCATATGAATTTTGCTTGACATCCGGTTGTACTCCTGCTTCTCGAAGCGGGGTCCACATATGGTTTTTGTTATAGTTAGCGAGATGGGAGGTTAAATTTGGTAATGGGTCAGACGGATTGAGTGAATCGCAACAAGTCACTTTCAGTACAGGTCAAAAGGAGTCGGTGGGTCGTCTCGCCTCGCAAACACCTttgttatatattttataataattaaTGCTCAAACATGAATAAATACATCCTTGTATAAATTGATTAAGAAACTGTATGCACTAAACTTACACTTTCGTGTACTTTCAAGTTTCAACCCGTTTGACAATTTGACTCATTTGACCCGTTCCCTTTTTAGCACGTTTGTGTATTATTTTGGCTTATTTGACCTGTTTGTGAGTAAACATAGCTCAAATATAACACTTTCATAAGTTAATTTAGTCTAAATTGCCACTTCTAGATTTTGTTCCAGTAGATTaaaaattggtttggtttaatatGAAAATTTGTTAgtttgacctcaaaagtcaaaatttatgtttttttCCTTTGAGTCTCTGTTTGAATGTTTAATTGTTCTAACAAAAAACATCCTTTTACAGTTGGGATCTGCGGAACTCTTTATGAAGGAATCAAAGTTTTTAATACACGGAAGCGGTAAAGACAATCCCTTGGCGGTACTTCAccaccgactagcgcctagcgccttctacaacattgaaTCCTCCAACGGGATTCGTGTTTGAAAAGCAACAAATGCGAGGATTATATTTCAATCAATCTCTCGCAAAGGTATAGAGGTGCTTATTTTTCTGTGTTGTTCATGTAAGTttgtaaatataaaaaaaaatctcaCAGAAACTAATAAAGATTTGAAATATAAGCATAGGTGAAATGCATTaagatgatttttgaaaaatatattaatataattaAATCAAGAGAACAATACACAATCTTGAAATACCTGATCAAATGAATGGTATTTGCCTGTTTATTAAGAAATTGTTTGCTTTAATTTTTTGTATATACCAAACACAAAGAGTAAATTACACGGATGGTCCTTATGGTTTGGCCAgttttttgcgactttcgtccaaaggtttgtttttctacattaggatccaaaaggtttgaaatcttgccattttcataaTTTAAAGGGCAATTTGATTATTTTCACTTATGTTAAAAGATCGAATACCCCtaaaagaccgaattgccttttaagttaacaaaaaagatagaaatacccctgacttgatggggggatgaaaatggcaagatttccaaccttttggatctagatgcgaaaaaacaaccctttggacgaaagtcgcaaaactggtcaaacctcaggctcgaaaatggcattttactctatttttttaatttgtgattcattgcttactgttttagtttttttttcttgattttttgCTTACATTTTGCTTGATAAAATCTGATTAGTTTGAAGAAATATTTGCTGAATGATGATTAATTGATTAGTATGTATGTAATCATATGTTTTGTTCATTCTTTATAGGAGGAACAACAATTCAATGCTTGCAACTGTTGAATCAACAAAACTAGATTATGAATGGAGGAACGACTGAACAAAACATGTTGGAGCTGATTCATTCGCATTGTCGAAGGGATCCGGTTTGTAAGGTGCGGTGTCTTGGCGTTCCGACTGTCGACATGCGAAACCTCTGCCGCATTCTGTAGGTTTGTTCAGACAATTTTGATTCATCACTTAGGTTCTGTAAGTTGATTAAGTTAACTGTTTAAGTGAAGCATTTATGGTTAATGTTAGTTGAAATGAAAGGAGAAGACTGGTGGTAAGATTCTTCTTAGGACTGGTGGTGTGTTGTATCTTTTTCGGGGTAGCCATTATGATCCGCACAACAGGCCGAAATACCATGTGATTCTGTGGAAGCCTGCAACTCCGGTTTACCCTAAGCTTATACAAGAATCACCAGAAGGGTTGACGAAAGAAGAAGCTGATGAGTTGAGAATGAAAGGGAAAAAACTCCCCCCGATTTGTAGACTAGGTAAAGTTTAACGTCTAGAGTTACATATTTGCACATTGGGTTTATTATTTTCTGAGTTCTCATATATTGACTAAACCAGGTAAGAACGGTTGGAGAGTAGAAATGTCTCACAACTCTAGAGGATCTGGCAGTGGCGGAGGGCGTGGTGGAGGTCATGGTCGCTCTGGTGGTTCTGATTTGAAATGCTACCAGTGTGGTGACGTTGGCCAGTTTGCTCGTGAGTgccgtggtggtggtggtagacgCCGCAGTcgtagcccagtcaacagatacCGACGGAGTCCTAGCTACGGTCAGAGGTGAGATTTCTGAAACACgagattatttttttttgttttgttactTAATTGCCATATAATGTTTATTCACATCAGTACATGAAAATAACTTAATTTTTTGCCGGAAGCAGGAGCTACAGTCCTCGTGGCCGATCACCGCCACGCCGTAGGGTGTCACCTCCTCGCAAGATTAACTACAGCAGGTCACCTCCGCATCGTGGACGAGAAGAGTTGGCATACACAAACGGCGTGTTTTATTTCTGTTTCTTTTTGAAAGTATATGTAATTCAAATGTGTTAGTTTGAGTCTGAGATGGAAATGCTCAATATGGTATGTTGCTTTGAGACAAACAACATAAATACTGGTGGGTTGTCGCAGACAATCCCAGTAGTTTATTTTGAGGAGActggtaaaaataaaaaaacaaaattaatatTGCATGGATTCTTATCTTCAAAATTGCTAGATGTGAATTTAATATTTAAGTTGGTGATAGAACAATACGGTAATCTATGTTACGGGTATAGGTAATGGTAAGTTGGTGATATGTTCACGCCCTATGTTGTCGACTTCGCGGCAACGCGTAGGTTTCCCACTATATATAGTTATTGATGATGTGTAGATGTGAATGTGATTAATAGGTGGGTGCAGAAATGCCATTAAATCCTCATGACCGGTTTGAAGTACCTTAAACGAAAATTTGGATTTTAGTAATAACCCAACTGAACTGAACCTTCTCATGCACACCCTTAAAATTactaacaagtgttgtgttttccgttgcatcgcgaatttggttttggttatggctcaaaacTGAACCGCCCTGTACATAGCTCGAAACTCACCAACCTAGGTGATATggttcccgccgcatcgcgcgggtaaacggctagtatatatatatatatatatatatatataggggatggatcatgagaaaactagtttaaatgagaacacaaaaaaactaactaaaaaagccaaaaaaacataccaattttttttaatttctataaaaaaatcgcaggtttttatgcctggaaaaaaattttcaaaaaaaaaaaaaaatttttttgttgtattgcacatgtgcactattacggatatagtgcacatgtgtagtacacatataatcacatatattgtacatgtgcaatacaacaaatttttttttttgaaaaaaaattttatgtataaaaacgagcgattttttgttaaaaaattgtaaaaaaaaaaattttggtatgttttttagctttttttttagttttttttagttagttttctagttttctcatttatatgtagttttctcatgatcctctccctatatatatatatatatatatatatatatatagcgtaaggttattgtaaaaaaaggttaaaagtgtgagaagtgtgagaaatattgtgcagatgacatgtgtcctcattctaaattaatttaaaagggtaaacaagtaattttatcattgatTTACGAGTAAATTActagttttgtcctttatgtttacatcaaattgcaggcgctatcctttagcgcaaaagttgacacgttttgtacttaatgttccaatatcttgcacgttatgtcctttaggccaaattCAGTaagattttttagttaaatatggtcatgtggAAGGCACGTGAGAGTATTCTTGTCATTTTATATTTCTAGGGACTATTAAGTAAATAAATTATAATAAGGGACTtttgtataaaatataaaaaataaaagcctttactctctctctctctcaactcaTCTCTCTCTgttctctccctctctcctctctcaaGAACTGTAATGAGGGTTGAATTTTATTGACCAGATTCTGCAAACCAATAAAGGCTGAATTTTATTGCAGTCTTGTTTTAAACAACTCATCAATGAAATTACGGATCCCCTCATAGTAATTCAACTCTTTAAGCTTCCAAATCACGAGTGAAAATGCAACACGATCGTGATGGGTATCGGGTGTGAGTGAAGCTGCACGGCAGATTTTGATTATTCTTTCTGGGTTTTTCTTTGATTTGAGGAGAGAAAGGACTGCTCTTGATTTCTCCTTGCTGGAGAGTGGAGTGGTGGAATCAGGGTTTAAAATTGATGAGAAATGACGAGGGTGAagttgaattagggtttttgagtGGAATTGGTTGATGTTTACAAATAGGTCTTGTTATAATTCTTTCAGTTTTAATTTCCGTTTTGTAGAGATGGATCGAATCTTAGAGCTTCCTAAATATATTGCTCATCACATACTCTCGTTTTGTAATACTTCTGATGCCCCCGTAG encodes the following:
- the LOC110909511 gene encoding serine/arginine-rich splicing factor RSZ22-like codes for the protein MKGKKLPPICRLGKNGWRVEMSHNSRGSGSGGGRGGGHGRSGGSDLKCYQCGDVGQFARECRGGGGRRRSRSPVNRYRRSPSYGQRSYSPRGRSPPRRRVSPPRKINYSRSPPHRGREELAYTNGVFYFCFFLKYIPNEGEEEADDEEDEDDENGESEDEN